One Campylobacteraceae bacterium DNA window includes the following coding sequences:
- a CDS encoding HAMP domain-containing histidine kinase, which yields MSVLAFSYYENKKEHYLNLSKTNANSLIRDIKSKISFADKNKDPIKDIKLLNSKEFSISLYNEKKEKIFGTLENHINFSKDIIFQKEHIIFLNDYALEHFSIKYILLKENTYFKKVSVLKLKIILLFLIIYSLTSVLIYFLIKSFLKPLKNEKIRLSNFVKDATHELNTPITAILMSSENTDISEKQIERIRSSATRASEIYQDLSYIFLENKSEKLFLENLCLNELITEQLEYFQPLIKQKRIKITSNLEHTYYSMNKNEFIRLINNLISNSIKYNKFAGSVIITLKNNSLEIRDTGIGIEEEKLQDVFKRSFRGTMEEGGFGLGLSIVHLICKKYGIKIEITSQLKEGTSFTLFL from the coding sequence ATGTCTGTTCTTGCTTTTTCGTATTATGAGAACAAAAAAGAACACTATTTAAATCTAAGTAAAACAAATGCAAATAGCTTAATTAGAGATATAAAATCAAAAATATCTTTCGCAGATAAAAACAAAGATCCAATTAAAGACATTAAGCTTTTAAACTCAAAAGAATTTTCTATTTCTTTGTATAATGAAAAAAAAGAAAAAATATTCGGAACCTTAGAAAATCATATAAACTTCTCAAAAGATATTATCTTTCAAAAAGAACATATTATTTTTCTTAATGATTATGCTCTTGAACATTTTTCTATCAAGTATATTCTTCTCAAAGAAAATACTTATTTTAAAAAAGTTTCTGTTTTAAAATTAAAGATAATTCTTCTTTTTCTTATTATTTATTCTCTTACATCTGTTTTAATATACTTTTTAATAAAAAGTTTTTTAAAACCACTAAAAAACGAAAAAATACGCTTAAGCAATTTTGTGAAAGATGCAACACATGAGTTAAATACCCCCATTACTGCTATTTTGATGTCTTCTGAAAATACAGATATAAGTGAAAAACAAATTGAAAGAATCAGATCAAGTGCTACTAGAGCGTCTGAAATATATCAAGACTTGTCCTATATTTTTCTTGAAAATAAGAGCGAAAAACTATTCCTAGAAAACCTTTGTTTAAATGAACTGATAACAGAACAGTTAGAATATTTTCAGCCACTTATAAAACAAAAAAGAATTAAAATTACTTCTAATTTAGAACACACCTATTATTCAATGAATAAAAATGAATTTATACGATTAATAAATAATTTAATATCTAATTCTATTAAATACAATAAATTTGCGGGCTCTGTTATTATTACTTTGAAAAATAATAGCCTTGAAATAAGAGATACTGGTATTGGAATTGAAGAAGAGAAACTACAAGATGTGTTTAAAAGGTCTTTTAGAGGTACGATGGAAGAAGGTGGTTTTGGTTTAGGACTTTCAATTGTACATCTTATTTGTAAAAAATATGGTATTAAAATTGAGATTACTTCACAACTAAAAGAAGGTACTTCTTTTACTTTATTTTTATAA
- a CDS encoding response regulator, whose product MKILLLEDDAMLNEIMFEHLEKNKHEVISSCCAIQVEKVLHEQSFDLLIIDVNVSNINGCNLLKTLRDQDIQTPAIFITSTTMFQDTKKDINSPCNDYLKKPFELKDLDARIKKIQILSNVA is encoded by the coding sequence ATGAAGATATTATTATTAGAAGATGATGCAATGTTAAATGAAATAATGTTTGAACACTTAGAAAAAAACAAACACGAAGTGATATCATCTTGTTGTGCAATTCAAGTAGAAAAAGTGCTTCATGAACAAAGTTTTGACTTATTAATAATAGATGTAAATGTTTCTAATATAAATGGTTGTAATTTATTAAAAACATTAAGAGATCAAGATATACAAACTCCTGCAATTTTTATAACCTCCACCACTATGTTTCAAGATACAAAAAAAGATATCAATTCACCTTGTAATGATTATTTGAAAAAACCTTTTGAATTAAAAGACCTAGATGCACGAATCAAAAAAATACAAATACTTTCTAATGTTGCATAA
- the torT gene encoding TMAO reductase system periplasmic protein TorT: MSRIYTNIKKSLLTTVVVSVISIIGMNQTAFAAQDNWYPYTVDVWLESFNMKSERASYSYIPLDKAKKKHKICVSFPHMKDAYWLAVNYGVAQESKRLGVRMHLVEAGGYTNLKKQISQIEDCVSAGAKAVIIGGISAKGLRNTVKQLSKKGIPVIDVVNGISSSKLSAKSLVSFGEMGLKAGKYLAEKHALGTAEAQTAWFPGPAGAGWVEAGNKGFSNGIKGSAIKLVTTRYGDTGKGTQAKLIEDAISTYPNLKYIAGTAVTAEVAIGILKSKGLSDKIQVIAYYMTPGVFSGIKKGTVLAAPTDSTVIQGRIAIDQAVRILEGKPYVKHVGPSLYMVDKSSLESFDQSTALAPKGFKPVFDVK; the protein is encoded by the coding sequence ATGTCAAGAATATATACTAACATAAAAAAAAGTTTGTTAACAACAGTAGTTGTATCAGTAATAAGTATTATAGGAATGAATCAAACTGCATTTGCAGCACAAGATAACTGGTATCCATATACGGTTGATGTTTGGTTAGAGTCATTCAATATGAAATCTGAAAGAGCATCCTATAGCTACATTCCCTTAGATAAAGCCAAGAAAAAACACAAAATTTGTGTTTCTTTTCCTCACATGAAAGATGCTTATTGGTTAGCAGTTAATTATGGTGTTGCTCAAGAATCCAAAAGACTTGGCGTTAGGATGCATTTAGTTGAAGCAGGGGGATATACTAATTTGAAAAAGCAAATTAGTCAAATTGAAGATTGTGTTTCTGCTGGGGCTAAAGCAGTGATTATTGGTGGAATATCTGCAAAAGGTTTACGAAATACTGTAAAACAATTAAGTAAAAAAGGAATTCCAGTTATTGATGTAGTAAATGGAATTAGTTCAAGTAAACTTTCTGCAAAATCACTTGTTTCTTTTGGTGAAATGGGATTAAAAGCTGGTAAGTATTTAGCTGAAAAACATGCTTTAGGTACTGCTGAGGCACAAACTGCCTGGTTCCCTGGACCTGCTGGTGCTGGTTGGGTTGAAGCAGGAAATAAAGGATTCTCTAATGGAATTAAAGGTTCAGCAATTAAACTTGTCACTACTAGATATGGAGATACGGGAAAAGGTACTCAGGCAAAACTTATTGAAGATGCAATTAGCACTTATCCTAATTTAAAGTATATTGCAGGAACTGCAGTTACAGCAGAGGTTGCAATTGGAATTTTAAAAAGTAAAGGATTAAGTGATAAAATTCAAGTAATTGCGTACTACATGACCCCTGGTGTATTCTCTGGCATTAAAAAAGGTACAGTACTAGCAGCACCTACAGATTCAACTGTAATTCAAGGAAGAATTGCAATCGATCAAGCAGTTAGAATTTTAGAAGGTAAACCTTATGTAAAACATGTTGGGCCATCGTTATATATGGTAGATAAATCTTCCCTTGAATCCTTTGATCAAAGTACGGCATTGGCACCTAAAGGTTTTAAACCAGTATTTGATGTTAAGTAG
- a CDS encoding sugar ABC transporter ATP-binding protein, whose amino-acid sequence MSQKIILEVKNLSKEYFSVTALSELSFDLREGEIHVLFGENGAGKSTTISIIAGATKATRGEVLLDGKIISLDSVQVARSHGISAVFQEFSLIENMTVEENLFLSAEKNTFGLLNKKELHDAAVKILHDLDFDLNPKSKVAYLTRAEQQMVEIAKAFREDNLRVLILDEPTASLTDKETQQLYKLIDKARSKGVGIIYITHRMAEIDYLADRITILRDGKFITTVNKKDVSEKELIELMTGRVIDQIFPDINCNPKDLLLETQNLKTQSGIVKDVSIKVHRGEIIGLAGLVGSGKSFIARSIFGLDKALEGKVIYKNEDCTNSTPKEMLSNGLVYLPPNRKEEGLLMDRNSIENISLSAIHSNEFSDYTLINAKKEKENIQILADKLSLYPNNITLSPKHFSGGNQQKIMLLKSLVEDMDLIILDEPTVGVDVGTRSVIYNLIKDLCEAGKAIIIISSDLPEVLNLASKVYVFYGGYIQAELEGEEITEQNVLNNFFEKRNDKL is encoded by the coding sequence TTGAGTCAGAAAATTATTTTAGAAGTGAAGAATCTTAGCAAAGAGTATTTTAGTGTTACTGCATTAAGTGAGCTTAGTTTTGATTTAAGAGAAGGGGAGATACATGTGCTATTTGGTGAAAATGGTGCTGGAAAATCAACTACTATCTCAATCATTGCAGGTGCTACAAAAGCAACAAGAGGGGAAGTTTTACTTGACGGTAAAATAATTTCTCTTGACTCAGTCCAAGTAGCAAGATCTCATGGAATCTCTGCGGTTTTTCAAGAGTTTAGTTTAATTGAAAATATGACAGTTGAAGAGAATTTATTTTTAAGTGCAGAAAAAAATACATTTGGATTACTCAATAAAAAAGAGTTGCATGATGCAGCTGTAAAAATTTTACATGACTTAGATTTTGATTTAAATCCTAAATCTAAAGTAGCTTATTTAACACGAGCAGAACAACAAATGGTAGAAATCGCAAAAGCATTCAGAGAAGATAATTTGCGAGTGCTTATTTTAGACGAACCAACTGCATCTTTAACAGATAAAGAAACACAACAATTATATAAATTAATTGATAAAGCAAGGTCTAAGGGTGTGGGCATAATTTATATTACACATAGAATGGCGGAAATAGATTACTTAGCAGACAGAATTACTATCTTGCGTGATGGAAAATTTATTACAACTGTTAACAAAAAAGATGTTTCTGAAAAAGAATTAATAGAATTAATGACTGGACGTGTTATAGATCAAATTTTTCCAGATATTAACTGCAATCCAAAAGACTTATTATTAGAAACACAAAATTTAAAGACGCAATCTGGCATTGTAAAAGATGTTTCAATAAAAGTACACAGAGGTGAAATCATCGGACTAGCTGGTCTAGTTGGAAGTGGAAAAAGTTTTATTGCGAGATCCATATTTGGATTAGATAAGGCATTAGAAGGTAAGGTAATATATAAAAATGAGGATTGCACAAACAGTACTCCCAAAGAAATGCTTAGTAATGGATTAGTTTATTTACCTCCTAATAGAAAAGAAGAAGGTTTACTGATGGATAGAAACAGTATAGAAAATATTTCCTTAAGTGCGATTCACAGCAATGAATTTTCTGACTACACTTTAATTAATGCTAAAAAAGAGAAAGAAAATATTCAAATTTTAGCTGATAAATTGTCTTTATATCCAAATAACATTACTTTAAGTCCTAAACATTTTAGTGGTGGAAATCAACAAAAAATTATGCTTCTTAAGTCCTTGGTTGAAGATATGGATTTAATTATATTAGATGAACCTACTGTTGGTGTTGATGTTGGAACAAGAAGTGTTATTTATAATCTTATAAAAGATCTCTGTGAAGCTGGAAAAGCAATAATAATTATCTCATCTGATTTACCAGAAGTATTGAATCTAGCATCTAAGGTTTATGTTTTTTATGGTGGTTATATTCAAGCAGAATTAGAAGGGGAAGAAATTACAGAACAAAATGTATTAAACAATTTTTTTGAAAAGAGGAATGACAAATTATGA
- a CDS encoding outer membrane porin, OprD family, translating into MKKFTRLSLIAAIAVSGFSANAFAADSISEAFKNGTLKGALKSYYFAQSFDDSATKDSSIWVNGGSLNYVTAPYNGLVLGATLQTSHVTSIDDESDKTKGTLDASGSVLSESYVEYTYDNTSVKGGRQYVSTPMIAGSGSRLIKESFEAYLIKNTDLPDTTIVAGLITKYQKRTDGDGNVGKFNKIGNDGIQTVYVKNTSISNLDVKFQYADFVDDQVNLYFDTKYDFGPAYVSAQYLDTNYDDGAIESGSLFGLKVGTKISSVDLFAAFTSSDDKGDIFHGIGGGSFSQYTSTTKSSGEDALKADTDAWQIGAGYTYKKLKMKARYSSFDRAEDNKDLEEITLNFEYKFNKTLTAQVDFSILDYEADNADKTDLRTRIIYSF; encoded by the coding sequence ATGAAAAAATTCACAAGACTTAGTTTAATTGCTGCTATTGCAGTATCAGGTTTCAGCGCAAATGCTTTTGCAGCAGATTCAATATCAGAAGCATTTAAAAATGGAACATTAAAAGGTGCTTTAAAATCATATTATTTTGCTCAATCCTTTGATGATTCAGCTACAAAAGACAGTTCAATTTGGGTAAATGGTGGAAGTTTAAACTATGTTACTGCTCCATATAACGGTTTAGTTCTTGGAGCAACTCTTCAAACATCTCATGTTACATCAATAGATGATGAAAGTGATAAAACAAAAGGAACTCTGGATGCAAGCGGTAGTGTTTTATCTGAGTCTTATGTAGAATATACTTATGATAATACAAGTGTTAAAGGTGGTAGACAATATGTATCAACACCTATGATTGCTGGTTCTGGTTCAAGATTAATTAAAGAATCTTTTGAAGCATATTTAATAAAAAATACTGACCTTCCAGATACTACTATTGTTGCAGGGCTTATTACTAAATATCAAAAAAGAACAGATGGTGATGGTAATGTTGGTAAATTTAATAAAATAGGAAATGATGGAATCCAAACTGTTTATGTTAAAAATACATCTATTTCTAATTTAGATGTTAAATTTCAATATGCAGATTTTGTGGATGATCAAGTGAATTTATACTTTGATACAAAATATGATTTCGGACCAGCTTATGTTTCAGCACAATATCTTGATACAAATTATGATGATGGAGCAATTGAGAGTGGATCACTGTTTGGTTTAAAAGTTGGAACTAAAATTTCTTCTGTTGATTTATTTGCAGCATTTACTTCAAGTGATGATAAGGGTGATATTTTTCACGGAATTGGAGGAGGTTCATTTTCTCAATATACTTCTACCACTAAATCATCTGGGGAAGATGCATTAAAAGCAGATACCGATGCATGGCAAATAGGGGCAGGATATACCTATAAAAAATTAAAAATGAAAGCAAGATATTCTAGTTTTGATAGAGCAGAAGATAATAAAGACTTAGAAGAAATTACATTAAATTTTGAATATAAATTTAACAAAACATTAACAGCACAAGTTGATTTTTCAATCTTAGATTATGAAGCAGATAATGCGGATAAAACGGATTTAAGAACAAGAATTATTTATTCATTCTAA
- a CDS encoding carboxyltransferase domain-containing protein, translating into MIYDIPHCSPGGDRHILVEFGNEMNIELNFVSQNLGKILLEHVKGVIETAPCFASLLVHYDPDIITYNSIKIEILKLFSSLGPSDNIELKSRLFYFPTVYLDPWTEECVENYCKTIAKKQPDPEMIAELNNLKDVEQFKRVHSGTEYWIAALGFWPGLPFMMPLDPRCKLTAPKYNPPRLTTPKGAVGMGGGSTAIYPEALPGGYQIFGRIPMPIWDPNKSFDVFEDSICLFQPGDRVKFVPCTVDEFKEIEAQVEDKTYNYNVVDYQKFSVKQYKEWLEQLDLDKRF; encoded by the coding sequence ATGATTTATGATATTCCGCATTGTTCTCCAGGAGGAGATAGACATATATTAGTCGAATTTGGTAACGAAATGAATATTGAACTTAATTTTGTATCTCAAAACTTAGGTAAAATATTATTAGAACATGTAAAAGGAGTGATTGAAACTGCACCATGTTTTGCCTCACTATTAGTTCATTATGACCCAGATATAATTACTTATAATAGTATAAAAATAGAAATCTTAAAACTATTTTCTTCCTTAGGGCCCTCAGATAATATTGAGTTAAAAAGTAGGTTATTCTATTTTCCAACTGTTTATTTAGATCCTTGGACAGAAGAATGTGTTGAGAATTATTGTAAAACAATTGCAAAAAAACAGCCAGATCCAGAAATGATTGCAGAGTTAAATAATTTAAAAGATGTCGAGCAATTTAAGAGAGTTCATAGTGGAACAGAATACTGGATTGCAGCACTTGGTTTTTGGCCAGGATTACCTTTTATGATGCCTTTAGATCCTCGTTGTAAACTTACTGCTCCCAAATATAATCCACCTCGTTTAACAACTCCTAAGGGCGCTGTTGGAATGGGTGGAGGTAGTACTGCTATCTATCCTGAAGCATTGCCCGGAGGATACCAAATATTTGGGAGAATTCCAATGCCTATTTGGGACCCAAATAAAAGCTTTGATGTTTTTGAAGATAGTATTTGTTTATTTCAGCCAGGAGATAGAGTGAAATTTGTTCCTTGCACAGTTGATGAATTCAAAGAAATTGAAGCACAAGTGGAAGATAAAACCTATAACTATAATGTGGTTGATTATCAAAAATTTTCAGTGAAACAATATAAAGAATGGCTTGAACAACTAGATTTAGATAAAAGATTTTAG
- a CDS encoding response regulator transcription factor, with protein MKILLLEDDFTLADIISEYFKKLSYDTTIVYAGNEAQELLYSDKFDLLIFDINVPQLNGLKILQEFREAGFKTPIIFISSSTNISDFKIAYENGGNDFIRKPFKLEELKIRIEYIKEMFNIQSKKILTINKNIQFNLKNMSIIKDLLEVKLPKKEAEIIKYLLLNKNRLISIDELIINIWDYSKEPSIATIRTYIKNIRKILNDSSLETIKGLGYMLKIA; from the coding sequence ATGAAAATATTATTACTTGAAGATGATTTTACCCTTGCAGATATAATTTCGGAATACTTTAAAAAACTCTCTTATGATACAACTATTGTTTATGCAGGAAACGAGGCACAAGAATTGCTTTATTCAGATAAGTTTGACTTATTAATATTTGATATAAATGTACCACAACTTAACGGTTTAAAAATTCTTCAAGAATTTAGAGAAGCAGGATTTAAAACTCCAATAATTTTTATAAGTAGCTCTACTAATATCAGTGATTTTAAAATTGCTTATGAAAATGGGGGAAATGATTTTATAAGAAAACCTTTTAAACTTGAGGAATTAAAAATTAGAATTGAATATATAAAAGAAATGTTCAATATTCAGTCTAAAAAAATATTAACTATTAACAAAAACATACAATTTAATTTAAAGAACATGTCTATTATTAAAGATCTCTTAGAAGTCAAATTACCAAAAAAAGAAGCTGAAATTATAAAATATTTATTATTAAATAAAAACAGACTGATTTCTATTGATGAACTTATTATTAATATTTGGGATTATTCAAAAGAACCCTCAATTGCCACAATTAGAACCTATATAAAAAACATAAGAAAAATCCTAAATGACTCAAGTTTAGAAACAATAAAAGGCTTGGGATATATGCTTAAAATAGCTTGA
- a CDS encoding ATP-grasp domain-containing protein, which yields MKRVCVINRGEIACNIIKAIHELGMTAIALYSKADEYSMHVRMADEAYFIGDAAAKKSYLNVPVVLQVLKENNIDAVHPGYGFLSENSEFSNAVIALGIKWIGPSSDNMNLMSKKDVAIKVAKEAGASVLENSECLDITSISDIVSKAKEITYPLLIKAVSGGGGIGMKLVENEEQLKVDVLSTAKMAQAAFGDGSIYLEKYIQEARHIEIQVFGFKDEVLHFYERECSIQRRFQKVLEETHACNISADKISQIADDAVKIANHISYQGAGTVEFIYDNISKKHYFLEMNTRIQVEYPVTQNCTNTKLLELQIQYAFGLHKKIKQEDIVHKGHSMQCRIYAENPKLNFMPSPGILSKLSFIEDETIEIKTGVKEGDKITHYYDPMIAKVVVRGKSREDVIKNMLRALNNVIIEGVATNVEFLKNILNTEEFKKGEISTQFISKHLKKLI from the coding sequence ATGAAAAGAGTATGTGTTATAAATAGAGGAGAAATTGCTTGTAATATTATTAAAGCAATTCATGAACTTGGAATGACAGCTATTGCTTTATATTCAAAAGCGGATGAGTATTCAATGCACGTACGTATGGCTGACGAAGCTTATTTTATTGGTGATGCAGCTGCAAAAAAAAGCTACCTTAATGTTCCCGTTGTACTTCAAGTATTGAAAGAAAACAATATTGATGCTGTGCATCCTGGTTATGGATTTTTAAGTGAGAACAGTGAATTCTCTAATGCTGTTATTGCTTTAGGAATTAAATGGATTGGCCCAAGTTCTGATAATATGAATTTAATGTCTAAAAAAGATGTAGCAATAAAAGTTGCAAAAGAAGCAGGTGCAAGTGTTTTGGAAAACAGCGAATGTCTAGATATAACTTCAATAAGCGATATTGTTTCAAAAGCAAAAGAAATCACTTATCCTTTATTAATTAAAGCAGTAAGCGGTGGTGGTGGAATAGGAATGAAACTTGTTGAAAATGAAGAACAACTAAAAGTTGATGTTTTATCCACAGCTAAGATGGCCCAAGCAGCATTTGGTGATGGCAGTATTTATTTGGAAAAATATATTCAAGAAGCACGCCATATAGAAATACAAGTATTTGGGTTTAAGGATGAAGTGCTTCATTTTTATGAAAGAGAATGTTCTATTCAAAGACGTTTTCAGAAAGTACTAGAAGAAACACATGCTTGTAATATTAGTGCTGATAAAATATCTCAAATTGCAGATGATGCAGTTAAAATAGCTAATCATATCTCCTATCAAGGTGCAGGTACTGTTGAGTTTATTTATGACAATATTAGTAAAAAACATTATTTTCTTGAAATGAACACTCGTATTCAAGTTGAATATCCAGTTACTCAAAATTGTACGAATACAAAACTACTTGAATTGCAAATTCAATACGCTTTTGGTTTGCATAAAAAAATTAAACAAGAAGATATTGTTCATAAAGGACACAGTATGCAATGTAGAATATATGCAGAAAATCCAAAGCTTAATTTTATGCCATCCCCTGGTATCTTAAGTAAATTATCTTTTATTGAAGATGAAACAATTGAAATTAAAACGGGTGTTAAAGAAGGCGATAAAATTACGCATTATTATGATCCCATGATAGCAAAAGTAGTAGTAAGAGGAAAATCTAGAGAAGATGTAATTAAGAACATGTTAAGAGCATTGAACAATGTTATTATTGAAGGTGTTGCAACTAATGTTGAATTTTTAAAAAATATTTTAAATACAGAAGAATTTAAAAAAGGTGAAATCAGTACACAATTTATATCTAAACATTTAAAAAAATTAATTTAA
- a CDS encoding pyridoxamine 5'-phosphate oxidase family protein produces MKRISNEEAQKELDSFTNNMQSINISTVSKEGEPFVSYSPFVEDEERNFYIFISTAVAHSHNMNATKKAHIMFLEDESKSEHIYARRRMYFQADAQKFEENDEREEKIHSLFKEKFQDKVSFFSMMKDSRFYKLSPYNGNLVLGFGSAYKISPDRKILSLNDKGHSSSHEEGLKKHAKV; encoded by the coding sequence ATGAAACGTATTTCAAATGAAGAAGCCCAAAAAGAATTAGACTCTTTTACAAACAATATGCAATCAATTAATATATCAACCGTAAGTAAAGAAGGAGAACCTTTTGTTTCTTATTCTCCTTTTGTTGAAGACGAGGAAAGAAACTTTTACATCTTTATATCTACTGCTGTTGCTCATTCTCACAATATGAATGCCACTAAAAAAGCACATATTATGTTTTTGGAAGATGAAAGTAAGAGTGAGCATATTTATGCAAGAAGAAGAATGTATTTTCAAGCAGATGCACAAAAGTTTGAAGAAAACGATGAAAGAGAAGAAAAAATTCACAGCTTATTTAAAGAAAAATTTCAAGATAAAGTATCCTTTTTTTCAATGATGAAAGATTCAAGATTTTATAAACTAAGTCCATATAATGGAAATTTAGTTTTGGGTTTTGGTTCTGCTTACAAAATATCTCCTGATAGAAAAATCCTTTCATTAAATGATAAAGGACATTCATCATCACATGAAGAGGGATTAAAAAAACATGCAAAAGTTTAA
- the pxpA gene encoding 5-oxoprolinase subunit PxpA, translating to MKVTLNADMGESFGLYKMGDDEALIQYVDIINVACGFHAGDFMVMDHTVKLAKKHGVKVGAHPALPDLQGFGRREMKLEPDELRNCMTYQVGALAAFLNANDMPLNHIKPHGKLYGMTAKDKALSRAICQVALNFNVPIVGMKNTYHESEAKDMGVEFIEEFFSDLDYDNNGNLLITRVHGTVDVEKAIVKIKLALKDGKVLSTDGQLVDTGCDSICVHSDTKDAIILAKSLYSVVQEHNEKG from the coding sequence ATGAAGGTTACATTAAATGCAGATATGGGTGAAAGTTTTGGATTGTATAAGATGGGTGATGATGAAGCACTTATTCAATATGTAGATATTATTAATGTGGCATGTGGATTTCATGCAGGTGATTTTATGGTTATGGATCACACAGTGAAATTAGCCAAAAAACATGGAGTAAAAGTAGGAGCACATCCTGCTTTGCCAGATTTACAAGGTTTTGGAAGAAGAGAGATGAAGCTTGAACCTGATGAATTGAGAAATTGTATGACCTATCAAGTTGGCGCTTTGGCTGCTTTTTTAAATGCAAATGATATGCCTTTAAATCATATTAAACCTCATGGAAAACTTTATGGAATGACAGCTAAAGATAAAGCACTTTCAAGAGCTATATGTCAAGTTGCTTTAAATTTTAATGTTCCTATTGTTGGCATGAAAAATACATATCATGAAAGTGAAGCAAAAGATATGGGAGTAGAATTTATTGAAGAATTTTTTTCAGATTTGGATTATGATAATAACGGAAATTTACTTATTACTAGAGTTCACGGAACAGTTGATGTTGAAAAAGCTATTGTAAAAATTAAATTAGCTTTAAAAGATGGAAAAGTATTATCCACTGATGGGCAATTAGTTGATACAGGCTGTGATAGTATTTGTGTGCATTCTGATACAAAAGATGCAATAATACTTGCAAAATCATTGTACTCAGTTGTTCAAGAACATAATGAGAAGGGGTAA
- a CDS encoding ABC transporter permease, with translation MNNSITGNLKLFFIKLGVLPFLLILAIVIFSVLSSNFLTVENFTNVARQSTYLVIVAIGQMFALLTGGFDLSVGSIMAISSVTTAMAIVFFTTIFPDSVYFVIFLGLMSGILVGILVGAINGLGVSLFDVSPFIMTMGVSSTVFGIALYLTGGVPISDLPDEFSDFFGYGTLFGVPIPVLITLFIAFNMYILVSHTIYGRYFYATGGNIKAAKLSGISTKKYLFMAYIICAILAAVAGLLLTARIGSGEANLGSSFPLESIAACIIAGVSLRGGIGNVQSVVLGAFFIILMQNGMNLAQIESYLQIVVIGILLIVAVLADKLRERLLDRTKI, from the coding sequence ATGAATAATAGTATAACGGGTAATTTAAAACTATTTTTTATTAAACTAGGGGTATTGCCATTTTTATTGATATTGGCAATAGTAATTTTTAGTGTTTTATCAAGTAATTTTTTAACAGTGGAAAATTTTACAAATGTAGCCAGACAGTCAACCTACCTAGTAATTGTTGCAATAGGCCAAATGTTCGCATTGTTAACAGGTGGGTTTGATCTTAGTGTAGGCTCGATAATGGCTATAAGTTCTGTAACTACTGCAATGGCAATTGTTTTTTTTACTACAATTTTTCCAGATTCAGTGTATTTCGTAATATTTTTAGGACTTATGAGCGGGATTTTAGTTGGGATTTTAGTTGGTGCAATTAATGGACTGGGGGTATCTCTTTTTGATGTGTCTCCCTTTATTATGACTATGGGTGTTAGTTCGACAGTATTTGGAATTGCTCTATATTTGACAGGTGGAGTACCAATTTCTGATTTACCGGATGAGTTTTCGGATTTTTTTGGATACGGCACTTTATTTGGCGTTCCCATTCCAGTTCTTATTACACTTTTTATAGCTTTTAATATGTATATACTTGTTTCTCATACTATTTATGGAAGATATTTTTATGCAACAGGAGGGAATATAAAAGCAGCGAAACTTTCTGGTATTAGTACAAAAAAGTATTTATTCATGGCTTATATTATATGTGCGATATTGGCTGCTGTGGCAGGTTTATTATTAACCGCAAGAATTGGTAGTGGTGAAGCAAATTTAGGTTCCAGCTTTCCATTAGAATCAATAGCTGCATGTATTATTGCGGGAGTCTCTTTGCGAGGTGGAATTGGCAATGTTCAAAGTGTTGTATTGGGTGCATTCTTTATTATTTTAATGCAAAACGGAATGAACTTAGCCCAAATTGAATCTTATCTTCAAATTGTCGTAATTGGTATTTTACTTATTGTTGCAGTTCTTGCAGATAAGTTAAGAGAAAGACTATTAGATAGAACAAAAATTTAA